The genomic segment GAATATCGAGACAAATTTTTCAATCCTTACCGCGCGGCGGATGTAGGCCAGATTGATGAGATTATTGAACCGTGCGAAACCCGTCCCCGTTTGATCAGGGCTATGGAGGTGCTGCGCACCAAGGTGCAGCAAAACCCGCCCAAAAAACACGGGTTGATGCCGGTGTAACCAAACGCCGCCATATCAAAAAAACAATAGGAACAAAAAGATGACCGGATCATTCAACCTGGAATTATTATTAACGATTTATGGCCTGGTTTTGGCATTTTTAATCCTGGCCGTGTTGGGGATTATCATAGTTCTCCTTCGCCGGGAGCGGGGGCCGGTTCAGGCTGAAACTACGCCCGCCGGGCCGGATTTAGAACTGGAGCCGGACCTGGTTACAGCCATCACCATTGCCGTATTAACCCACCGGGCTATTCGACGCAAGCAAGCCGCGCCGGCGATGCGCTCTCACCAACCGGGCGCTCTGCCCAGCCGTTGGGTAGGTTCAGGACGCGCGCGGCAAGCCAACAGTTGGCAGCCTGACCGGAGGTAAACCATGCGCAGATACCACCTTGAGATTGCTGGAAAACAGTATGTGCTTGATGTGCAGGAACTCAAGGCCAATGAGTTTTACGTGATTGTTGGCGAG from the Anaerolineae bacterium genome contains:
- a CDS encoding OadG family protein; protein product: MTGSFNLELLLTIYGLVLAFLILAVLGIIIVLLRRERGPVQAETTPAGPDLELEPDLVTAITIAVLTHRAIRRKQAAPAMRSHQPGALPSRWVGSGRARQANSWQPDRR